One part of the Rhizobium rhizogenes genome encodes these proteins:
- a CDS encoding DUF992 domain-containing protein, with protein sequence MKKAVAVTFAALTMGLGGAASALAADLARYEPAPQEQDDRNGVKIGYLTCDIGGGVGYVLGSAKELDCTFQSTMGARRTDHYTGAIRKMGVDLGFTTQGRLVWAVFAPTAGYHRGSLGGLYQGATAEVTVGLGVGTNILVGGTSGSIQLQTVSVTGQVGLNLAATGTSVTLTAMN encoded by the coding sequence ATGAAAAAGGCTGTTGCCGTAACTTTTGCCGCATTGACGATGGGCCTCGGCGGGGCTGCATCCGCACTCGCTGCCGACCTTGCGAGATACGAACCGGCTCCCCAGGAACAGGACGACCGCAACGGCGTCAAGATCGGTTATCTCACCTGCGATATCGGCGGTGGTGTCGGTTATGTTCTCGGTTCCGCCAAGGAACTGGACTGCACCTTCCAGTCCACCATGGGCGCACGCCGCACCGACCATTACACCGGCGCCATCCGCAAGATGGGCGTTGATCTCGGCTTCACCACGCAGGGCCGTCTGGTCTGGGCCGTTTTCGCCCCGACCGCCGGTTACCACCGTGGTTCGCTCGGCGGTCTTTATCAGGGCGCAACGGCTGAAGTCACCGTTGGTCTCGGCGTTGGCACCAACATCCTCGTTGGCGGCACCTCCGGCTCGATCCAGCTGCAGACGGTCAGCGTGACGGGTCAGGTTGGTCTCAACCTTGCCGCCACCGGCACCTCGGTTACGCTGACGGCCATGAACTGA
- a CDS encoding GAF domain-containing sensor histidine kinase — MLDTPKSALFHHYMGISRLLAGQLEFNAIIQAVATEISHIIPHDHMDVCIKQLDDKYHIAYESGLVSAWSRQPPALLTGSPIRSLLSGAVEYLLSGDACADPRFHFEGSFSSPIIELGLHSRLHVPMKVHGDIIGALSCSSHQSDAYSMEDVANARAVADLLAPYFYAIRAAEQAKRSAIEEARANAREEGLRLGALQLTEALEAERQRIGMDLHDQTLADLTRLARRIERMSHAADVSGEMLEPVVRSLQHCMQDLREIIEEAKPSILQLFGVVQAIETYVDRSVRDSGYMIEWSVTDKTDGLVETLDKTVAISLFRIVQEAVNNAIRHAQPETIAVTLSSVDGGLRVTVSDDGSGGGGGGASGGLGIGNMKTRARLISARFDIGGNGAGAGTRMTVTLPESAFDRREDV, encoded by the coding sequence ATGCTGGATACGCCGAAAAGCGCGCTCTTTCATCACTATATGGGCATTTCGCGGCTGCTTGCCGGGCAGCTGGAATTTAATGCCATCATCCAGGCTGTCGCCACCGAGATCAGCCATATCATCCCGCATGACCATATGGATGTCTGCATCAAGCAGCTGGATGACAAATACCATATTGCCTATGAGAGCGGCCTGGTCAGCGCCTGGAGCCGGCAGCCGCCGGCGCTGTTGACCGGCAGCCCGATCCGGTCCCTGCTGTCAGGTGCGGTCGAATATCTTTTGAGCGGCGATGCCTGCGCCGATCCGCGCTTTCATTTCGAAGGCTCGTTTTCAAGCCCGATCATCGAACTTGGCCTGCATAGCCGCCTGCATGTGCCGATGAAGGTGCATGGCGATATCATCGGCGCGCTCAGCTGCTCCTCACACCAGTCGGATGCTTATTCGATGGAGGATGTCGCCAATGCCCGCGCGGTTGCGGATTTGCTGGCGCCCTATTTCTACGCCATCCGCGCCGCCGAGCAGGCCAAGCGTTCCGCCATCGAGGAAGCGCGCGCCAATGCCCGCGAAGAGGGCCTGCGGCTGGGCGCCCTACAATTGACCGAGGCGCTGGAGGCCGAGCGACAGCGCATCGGCATGGATCTGCACGACCAGACGCTGGCGGATCTCACACGGCTGGCGCGGCGCATCGAACGCATGAGCCATGCCGCCGATGTTTCGGGCGAGATGCTGGAGCCGGTGGTGCGCAGCCTGCAGCACTGCATGCAGGATCTGCGCGAGATCATCGAGGAGGCGAAACCCTCCATCCTGCAACTGTTTGGCGTCGTGCAGGCGATCGAGACCTATGTCGACCGCTCCGTTCGTGACAGCGGATATATGATTGAATGGTCGGTAACCGATAAGACCGACGGGCTGGTGGAAACGCTCGACAAGACGGTGGCCATCTCGCTGTTCCGCATCGTGCAGGAGGCGGTCAACAATGCCATTCGCCATGCCCAGCCGGAAACCATTGCCGTGACGCTTTCCTCCGTCGATGGCGGTTTGCGGGTGACTGTCAGTGATGACGGCAGCGGCGGCGGTGGAGGCGGGGCCTCCGGCGGTCTCGGCATCGGCAACATGAAGACGCGGGCGCGGCTGATTTCGGCGCGGTTCGATATTGGCGGCAACGGTGCGGGAGCCGGAACCCGCATGACCGTAACGCTGCCGGAAAGCGCTTTCGACCGGCGGGAGGATGTGTGA
- a CDS encoding ATP-binding cassette domain-containing protein produces MGEAALAAGYDDTPLFSLEGVTMEVPGRTLLQPLTASFATGKTIGLIGHNGSGKSTLLKILARIQEPTAGKVSFEGKALGDWGNREFARKLAYLPQYTPAASGMLAKELVALGRYPWHGALGQFTRADQEKVDEAIELTDTVAFRDRLVDTLSGGERQRVWLAMLVAQNAESLLLDEPISALDLAHQIEVLSLVQRLSREKGLGVIVVLHDVNMAARFCDEIVALHSGNLIERGTPQEIMTPEALERIYGVRMDVMTHAATGLPVALPL; encoded by the coding sequence ATGGGTGAGGCAGCGCTTGCCGCCGGCTACGACGATACGCCGCTTTTTTCGCTGGAAGGCGTGACGATGGAGGTGCCCGGCCGAACATTGCTGCAGCCGCTGACGGCAAGTTTCGCGACCGGCAAGACAATCGGACTGATCGGCCATAATGGTTCGGGAAAATCGACGCTGCTCAAGATTCTGGCGCGGATCCAGGAGCCAACGGCGGGTAAAGTGTCGTTTGAGGGAAAGGCGCTGGGCGACTGGGGCAACCGGGAGTTTGCGCGAAAACTCGCCTATCTGCCGCAATATACGCCGGCCGCCTCCGGCATGCTCGCCAAGGAGCTGGTGGCGCTCGGTCGTTATCCCTGGCATGGCGCGCTCGGCCAGTTCACCAGGGCGGATCAGGAGAAGGTGGATGAGGCCATCGAGTTGACCGACACCGTTGCCTTCCGCGACCGGCTTGTGGACACGCTTTCCGGTGGCGAGCGCCAGCGCGTATGGCTTGCCATGCTGGTGGCCCAGAATGCCGAAAGCCTGCTGCTGGACGAACCGATATCGGCGCTTGATCTCGCACATCAGATCGAAGTGTTGTCGCTGGTGCAGAGACTGTCACGCGAAAAGGGTCTCGGCGTCATCGTGGTGCTGCACGATGTCAACATGGCGGCACGTTTCTGCGACGAGATCGTCGCCCTGCATTCCGGCAATCTGATTGAAAGGGGAACCCCGCAGGAGATCATGACGCCGGAGGCGCTGGAGCGGATTTATGGGGTGCGCATGGATGTCATGACACATGCGGCCACCGGCTTGCCCGTCGCGCTGCCGCTTTGA
- a CDS encoding cytochrome c family protein gives MISVSRYITAATVFSLLAASAFAEGDAAHGEKVFSRCSTCHSADTPRTRMGPHLMGVVGRPMASVADYGHYSQALKDARAAGRVWTEDELQKFIASPKKAIPGNAMRFFGLWSETDITDLIAYLKTHPLPQ, from the coding sequence ATGATTTCCGTATCCAGATATATTACGGCAGCGACCGTGTTTTCCCTTCTTGCGGCGAGCGCCTTTGCCGAAGGCGATGCGGCGCATGGGGAAAAGGTTTTCAGCCGCTGTTCCACCTGTCACAGTGCCGATACGCCGCGCACCCGCATGGGGCCACATCTGATGGGTGTGGTCGGCAGGCCGATGGCTTCCGTGGCCGATTACGGCCATTATTCGCAGGCGCTGAAGGATGCCCGCGCGGCCGGCCGGGTCTGGACGGAAGACGAATTGCAGAAATTCATTGCCAGCCCGAAGAAGGCGATCCCGGGAAATGCGATGCGCTTTTTCGGGCTGTGGAGCGAAACCGATATAACGGACCTGATCGCCTATCTGAAAACGCATCCCCTGCCGCAATAA
- a CDS encoding ABC transporter permease, protein MKLSANALRLIIPAASLAFLLAAVFYMQPRAMSYTGMNLLFNLAVPIALATIAQMLIMSVNDLDLSMGTFVSFCACVTATFLQTTPLLGIAIFAGAIAVYAALGAIIHIRALPSIVVTLGMSFVWGGLAVLILPSPGGQAPAFIRALMTAKPPLVPIAIVASILIAVVAHYIVMRSSFGVLMRGVGGNFRSVERSGWSVVGIRAATFALAGFFAVLSGVALVGLTTAADANIALRYTLLSIAGVILGGGEFVGGRVSPIGAVIGALTLTLAGSFLSFMRISPDWQIGAQGAILIIVLALRILLNRLEKREKNQ, encoded by the coding sequence ATGAAACTCTCGGCAAACGCGCTCCGCCTCATCATTCCCGCCGCCTCGCTCGCCTTCCTGCTGGCTGCCGTCTTTTACATGCAGCCGCGCGCCATGAGCTATACCGGCATGAACCTGCTGTTCAATCTGGCGGTGCCGATCGCGCTTGCCACCATTGCGCAGATGCTGATCATGTCGGTCAACGATCTTGACCTGTCGATGGGCACCTTCGTCAGTTTCTGCGCCTGCGTCACCGCCACCTTCCTGCAGACGACGCCACTGCTGGGGATCGCGATTTTCGCTGGCGCGATTGCGGTTTATGCCGCACTCGGGGCCATCATCCATATCCGTGCCCTGCCCTCCATCGTCGTCACACTCGGCATGAGCTTCGTCTGGGGCGGTCTGGCCGTGCTCATTCTGCCCTCGCCTGGTGGCCAGGCCCCCGCCTTCATTCGGGCACTGATGACAGCCAAACCACCGCTGGTGCCGATCGCCATCGTCGCCAGCATCCTGATCGCGGTCGTCGCGCATTACATCGTCATGCGCTCCTCCTTCGGCGTTTTGATGCGCGGCGTCGGCGGCAATTTCCGCTCGGTCGAGCGCTCCGGCTGGTCGGTGGTCGGCATCCGCGCCGCCACCTTTGCGCTTGCCGGTTTCTTCGCGGTGCTTTCGGGCGTCGCCCTTGTCGGACTGACGACAGCGGCCGATGCCAATATCGCCCTGCGTTACACGCTGCTGTCGATTGCCGGCGTGATCCTCGGCGGCGGTGAATTTGTCGGCGGAAGGGTGTCGCCCATCGGCGCCGTCATCGGCGCGCTGACGCTGACGCTTGCTGGCTCTTTCCTGTCCTTCATGCGCATTTCGCCGGACTGGCAGATCGGCGCGCAGGGCGCGATCCTCATCATCGTGCTTGCCTTGCGCATCCTGCTCAACCGTCTTGAAAAGCGGGAGAAAAATCAATGA
- a CDS encoding SMP-30/gluconolactonase/LRE family protein: protein MTTDNTSPYEIHDDRFRHLIVGNAELEELYSGCRWAEGPVWFADLNCLLFSDIPNQRMLRWVPDGGISVFRHPSNFTNGNTRDRQGRLVSCEHGGRRVTRTEVDGSITVLADSFGGKRLNSPNDVVVKSDGSIWFTDPTYGILSDYEGYKAEPEQETRNVYRLDPATGKIDIAIDDFVQPNGLAFSPDETKLYIADSSYSHDVSRPRHIRVFDVVDGVKLTNGREFCNLDNGLPDGFRLDTAGNLWTSAGDGVHCFAPDGTLIGKIRVPQTVANLTFGGPKKNRLFITATKSLYSVYVAATGAQTP from the coding sequence ATGACCACAGACAACACCTCCCCTTACGAAATCCACGACGACCGCTTCCGCCATCTGATCGTCGGCAATGCCGAGCTGGAAGAGCTTTATTCCGGCTGCCGCTGGGCCGAAGGCCCGGTGTGGTTCGCCGATCTGAACTGCCTGCTATTCAGCGACATTCCCAATCAGCGCATGCTGCGCTGGGTGCCGGATGGCGGGATCTCGGTGTTCCGCCACCCCTCCAACTTCACCAATGGCAACACACGTGACCGGCAGGGACGACTGGTTTCCTGCGAACATGGCGGCCGTCGCGTCACCCGCACCGAAGTCGACGGGTCGATCACGGTTCTCGCCGACAGCTTTGGCGGCAAGCGGCTCAATTCGCCCAACGATGTGGTGGTGAAATCGGACGGCAGCATCTGGTTCACCGACCCCACCTACGGCATTCTCTCCGACTATGAGGGCTACAAGGCCGAGCCGGAGCAGGAGACGCGCAATGTCTACCGGCTCGATCCCGCAACCGGAAAGATCGACATCGCCATCGATGACTTCGTGCAGCCGAACGGCCTTGCCTTCTCGCCGGATGAAACGAAGCTCTATATCGCCGACAGCTCCTACAGCCACGATGTCTCCCGCCCGCGTCATATCCGCGTCTTCGACGTGGTGGACGGCGTGAAGCTCACCAATGGCCGGGAATTCTGCAATCTCGACAATGGCCTGCCGGATGGATTCCGTCTGGATACGGCCGGTAATCTCTGGACCAGCGCCGGTGATGGCGTTCACTGCTTTGCGCCCGATGGCACGCTCATCGGCAAGATCAGGGTGCCACAGACGGTCGCAAACCTCACCTTTGGCGGCCCGAAAAAGAACCGGCTGTTCATCACCGCAACGAAATCACTCTATTCGGTGTATGTGGCCGCAACCGGAGCACAGACACCCTGA
- the recX gene encoding recombination regulator RecX: protein MSDDSSPFLTDDMEFDGEAQAAEPTSRMLSWARNSALYRLEQRMMTEKQLRDAIMRKAREKFEEISPAQVKALGEFAVTFAYGIKALDDTAYAEIAVRSGQRSGKSKRGLAQKLQIKGIARETATAALQETNDLVAAVIFARKRAFGPFRRVELDEKRKGKEFSAFARNGFGFEIGAKIMAMTFEEAEEIIAEAPL, encoded by the coding sequence ATGAGTGACGATTCCAGCCCCTTCCTGACTGATGACATGGAGTTCGACGGCGAAGCGCAGGCCGCTGAACCCACCAGCCGAATGCTGTCCTGGGCGCGAAATTCCGCCCTCTACCGGCTGGAACAGCGGATGATGACGGAAAAGCAGCTGCGTGATGCCATCATGCGCAAGGCACGGGAAAAATTCGAGGAGATCAGCCCGGCGCAGGTAAAGGCGCTCGGCGAGTTTGCCGTGACCTTTGCCTATGGCATCAAGGCGCTTGATGATACGGCCTATGCGGAAATTGCCGTGCGAAGCGGCCAGCGCAGCGGCAAATCGAAGCGTGGGCTGGCGCAGAAACTTCAGATCAAGGGCATCGCCCGGGAAACGGCAACAGCCGCGTTGCAGGAAACCAACGATCTGGTTGCCGCCGTCATCTTCGCGCGCAAGCGCGCCTTCGGGCCGTTTCGCCGTGTCGAACTCGACGAGAAGCGAAAGGGCAAGGAGTTTTCCGCCTTCGCCCGCAATGGCTTCGGCTTCGAGATCGGCGCGAAAATTATGGCGATGACCTTCGAAGAGGCGGAAGAGATCATCGCGGAAGCACCGCTCTGA
- a CDS encoding ABC transporter substrate-binding protein, protein MAFRKMLLASAAVACAALPITAHADTSAKKIALSNNYAGNSWRQAMLTSWDKITKQAVADKQVAAADAFTTAENQATEQAAQIQNLILQGYDAIVINAASPTALNGAVKEACDAGITVVSFDGIVTEPCAWRIAVDFKAMGESQIDYLAKAMPKGGNLLEIRGLAGVSVDDEIHAGIAAGVAKNPQFKIVGSVNGDWAQDVAQRAVAGILPSLPEVAAVVTQGGDGYGAAQAFAAAKRPTPTIVMGNREDELQWWKQQKDASGYETMSVSIAPGVSTLAFWVAQQILDGKDVKKDLTVPFLRIDQANLEENLKTTQKGGVANVEYSQADAQKAIAAK, encoded by the coding sequence ATGGCTTTCAGGAAGATGCTTCTGGCGTCGGCCGCTGTCGCGTGCGCAGCCTTGCCGATCACCGCTCATGCCGATACGTCGGCCAAAAAAATCGCGCTTTCGAATAATTACGCAGGCAATTCCTGGCGTCAGGCGATGCTGACCAGCTGGGACAAGATCACCAAACAGGCTGTCGCCGACAAGCAGGTCGCGGCCGCCGACGCCTTCACGACCGCCGAAAACCAGGCGACCGAACAGGCGGCGCAAATCCAGAACCTCATCTTGCAGGGTTATGACGCCATCGTCATCAACGCCGCTTCGCCAACCGCCCTCAACGGCGCGGTAAAGGAAGCCTGCGATGCCGGCATTACCGTCGTTTCCTTCGACGGCATCGTCACCGAACCCTGCGCATGGCGTATCGCGGTGGATTTCAAGGCGATGGGTGAAAGCCAGATCGACTATCTGGCCAAGGCCATGCCGAAGGGTGGCAATCTGCTCGAAATTCGCGGCCTTGCCGGCGTTTCGGTGGATGACGAAATCCATGCCGGCATCGCCGCCGGTGTCGCCAAGAACCCGCAGTTCAAGATCGTCGGTTCGGTGAATGGCGACTGGGCACAGGATGTCGCGCAGCGCGCCGTTGCCGGTATCCTGCCAAGCCTTCCCGAAGTTGCCGCCGTGGTGACGCAGGGCGGTGACGGCTACGGTGCCGCACAGGCTTTCGCCGCCGCCAAGCGCCCGACGCCGACCATCGTGATGGGCAACCGCGAAGACGAGCTGCAATGGTGGAAACAGCAGAAGGATGCCAGCGGTTACGAGACCATGTCCGTCTCCATCGCCCCCGGCGTTTCGACGCTGGCTTTCTGGGTGGCACAGCAAATCCTCGACGGCAAGGATGTGAAGAAGGATCTGACCGTTCCATTCCTGCGCATCGACCAGGCCAATCTTGAGGAAAACCTCAAGACCACCCAGAAGGGCGGCGTGGCGAATGTGGAATATTCTCAGGCGGACGCCCAGAAGGCCATCGCCGCCAAATAA
- a CDS encoding ABC transporter permease: MNGLSSLTKKPWIWSFAATAAVWIITVLFTGGASSFGLSHAALTFAAFSVIVGIGQMFVITLGPGNIDLCVPATMTLSGTLALKFMDVSDGLILPGLLIAILIGIAIGIGNYALIKLLRIPPIIATLSMSFIVQSIAIWSNRGLRIKPPETLATFAISSSFGIPNVALVALLLSVVAWLLLDRTFYGRWISAIGQSTFAARMTGIPVDGTRFVTYVLCAVLAAIAGYLLASFSGGAALNMGSEYLLMSIAVVVIGGTAVAGGDSNVPGIWGASLFMFLVVSMLNTYGFGAGIRLILTGLIIISVILLASGPKATR, encoded by the coding sequence ATGAACGGGCTGTCGTCCCTCACGAAAAAACCGTGGATCTGGTCGTTCGCCGCAACGGCTGCGGTGTGGATCATCACCGTGCTCTTCACCGGCGGAGCAAGCTCCTTCGGCCTCTCACATGCGGCGCTGACCTTCGCGGCCTTTTCCGTCATCGTCGGCATCGGCCAGATGTTCGTCATCACGCTCGGGCCGGGCAATATCGACCTCTGCGTTCCCGCGACAATGACGCTGTCAGGCACGCTGGCGCTGAAATTCATGGATGTGTCCGATGGTCTTATTCTGCCGGGACTGCTGATCGCCATCCTGATCGGTATCGCCATCGGCATCGGCAATTATGCACTGATCAAGCTCCTGCGCATCCCGCCAATCATCGCTACGCTGTCGATGAGCTTCATCGTGCAATCCATTGCCATCTGGTCGAACCGCGGTCTGCGTATCAAGCCGCCTGAGACATTGGCGACATTCGCGATATCAAGCTCTTTCGGCATTCCGAACGTCGCACTTGTCGCGTTGCTGCTCTCGGTTGTCGCCTGGCTGCTGCTAGATCGCACTTTCTATGGGCGCTGGATTTCCGCGATCGGCCAGAGCACCTTTGCCGCCCGCATGACCGGCATTCCGGTGGATGGCACCCGTTTCGTCACCTATGTGCTCTGTGCGGTGCTGGCGGCGATTGCCGGTTATCTTCTCGCCAGTTTTTCCGGCGGTGCTGCGCTCAACATGGGCTCGGAATATCTGCTGATGTCCATCGCCGTCGTCGTCATCGGCGGCACGGCGGTGGCGGGTGGGGATTCCAACGTTCCCGGCATCTGGGGCGCCTCGCTCTTCATGTTCCTGGTGGTTTCGATGCTGAATACCTATGGTTTCGGCGCCGGCATCCGCCTCATCCTCACCGGCCTCATCATCATTTCAGTCATTCTTCTGGCAAGCGGCCCCAAGGCCACGCGCTGA
- a CDS encoding ATP-binding cassette domain-containing protein, protein MNDIIEAEEVVAARGVKVVFGAVRALDGADLIIRAGECLGLVGHNGAGKSTIVNVINGGLTPHEGSVSYRGEQGRHGIAAARASGVRCVFQELSLCPNLTISENVRIMHAAIGGRNWRGRALTTIRQTLDAIFPGHGIDCELTISELSIAERQMVEIAINFCRTPEAPRLVILDEPTSSLDAGLAEQLMDYVRRFVREGGSVLLISHILGEILSTATRIVVMKDGRVVADRKAAEFTTRSLVEAMGSVVKEQDRLRGESRKAGEKVLSMPARRGEGLAFEAFRGEIIGLAGLGGHGQTEALLDLYLAQNSSWLPSRKTDIAFVAGDRSLNGTFPLWSILKNLSIASLRDISSAGMVDRDKEKAVGAQWKQRIEIRTPDMGNKILSLSGGNQQKVLFARALATTASTVLMDDPMRGVDIGTKQEVYDILRTEASHGRTFIWYSTEMDEIRLCDRVYVFRDGAIQAELVGDDITEQNVLAASFAGEDHA, encoded by the coding sequence ATGAATGACATCATCGAGGCGGAAGAGGTCGTCGCCGCGCGCGGCGTGAAGGTCGTGTTCGGCGCGGTGCGCGCGCTGGATGGAGCCGATCTCATCATCCGCGCCGGGGAATGCCTCGGGCTCGTCGGCCATAATGGCGCGGGAAAATCCACCATCGTCAACGTCATCAATGGCGGGCTGACGCCACATGAAGGTTCCGTTTCCTATCGCGGCGAGCAGGGCCGGCATGGCATCGCCGCCGCCCGCGCCAGCGGCGTTCGCTGCGTGTTTCAGGAACTGTCGCTCTGCCCGAACCTCACGATCAGCGAAAATGTCCGCATCATGCATGCCGCAATCGGCGGCCGGAACTGGCGCGGCCGGGCGCTTACGACGATCCGGCAGACATTGGACGCAATTTTCCCCGGCCATGGCATCGATTGCGAGCTGACGATTTCCGAATTGTCCATCGCCGAACGGCAGATGGTGGAAATCGCCATCAATTTCTGCCGGACCCCGGAGGCGCCAAGACTGGTGATCCTCGACGAGCCGACGTCTTCGCTCGATGCCGGCCTTGCCGAACAATTGATGGATTATGTCCGCCGCTTTGTGCGCGAGGGTGGCTCGGTTCTGCTGATCTCGCATATTCTCGGGGAAATTCTCTCCACCGCCACCCGTATCGTCGTCATGAAGGACGGCCGGGTGGTGGCCGACCGGAAGGCGGCGGAATTCACCACCCGCTCGCTGGTCGAAGCCATGGGCAGCGTCGTCAAGGAACAGGACAGGCTGCGGGGAGAAAGCCGCAAGGCAGGCGAAAAAGTGCTCTCCATGCCGGCGCGGCGTGGCGAAGGCCTCGCCTTCGAGGCCTTTCGCGGCGAGATCATCGGCCTTGCCGGCCTTGGCGGCCACGGCCAGACTGAAGCATTGCTCGATCTTTATCTCGCGCAGAACAGCAGCTGGCTACCGTCGCGAAAGACCGATATCGCCTTCGTGGCGGGCGACCGCAGTCTGAACGGCACCTTCCCCCTCTGGAGCATCCTGAAGAACCTTTCCATCGCCTCGCTCAGGGATATTTCATCGGCAGGCATGGTGGACAGGGACAAGGAAAAGGCGGTCGGCGCGCAGTGGAAACAGCGTATCGAAATCCGGACGCCCGATATGGGCAACAAGATCCTCTCGCTCTCCGGCGGCAACCAGCAGAAGGTGCTTTTCGCCCGCGCGCTCGCCACCACCGCCAGCACGGTTTTGATGGACGACCCGATGCGCGGCGTCGATATCGGCACCAAACAGGAGGTCTATGACATCTTGAGAACCGAAGCTTCCCACGGCCGCACCTTCATCTGGTATTCCACCGAAATGGATGAAATCCGCCTTTGCGACCGGGTCTATGTCTTCCGCGACGGCGCCATTCAGGCAGAACTCGTCGGCGATGACATTACCGAGCAGAATGTGCTGGCCGCCTCCTTTGCCGGCGAGGACCACGCATGA